Proteins from a single region of Pseudorasbora parva isolate DD20220531a chromosome 22, ASM2467924v1, whole genome shotgun sequence:
- the hrh1 gene encoding histamine H1 receptor, producing the protein MCFLTTLMSCDTLDCPMEATTILTATNSQVKRILQEPAEPNVTTLGNASVPFHHHMNNAVLGILLGTLSLLTVIMNLLVLFAVRKERTLHTVGNLYIVSLSIADLIVGATVMPLNLVYLLEDEWKLGHVICRFWLVMDYVASTASIFSLFILCLDRYRSVRHPLQYLKYRTRGRATLLICSAWLLSMTWIIPILGWRMFAQVDRKPELENQCDTDFRLVTWFKILTAILNFYIPSFLMLLFYSQIFIAVRDHYREWENFAGPMVKTEADDTLANGLQLKATKASESLASHAYSQNEGLLEQYSLEQPYNTRDVTEDNPDSLTEARRKSCFKKKPMFSLSKRLQKSMQDSEISFPSDDGETVAECPLRQPSLSLAFMQSENNAQPQTFINVNDCNVLVPNSVGNISESAQMDIRNYTTVLCNHNTPPSPPSPWAENSPTMDASDPLPAKQTWQKLCEQSKQSIHSMRIRKERKAARQLGFIIGVFMVCWIPYFITFMVMALCETCVHHELHMFTIWLGYINSTLNPFIYPLCNENFKRVFKKIFHING; encoded by the coding sequence ATGTGCTTTCTCACAACTTTGATGTCATGTGACACGTTGGACTGCCCAATGGAGGCCACTACGATACTTACCGCCACAAACAGCCAAGTCAAGAGAATCCTTCAAGAACCTGCCGAGCCCAATGTCACGACTCTGGGGAACGCGTCCGTCCCTTTCCACCATCACATGAACAATGCGGTGTTGGGGATCCTTCTTGGCACGCTGTCCCTCCTGACGGTTATCATGAACCTGCTGGTGCTTTTTGCTGTAAGAAAGGAACGGACTCTACACACGGTTGGAAACCTTTACATCGTCAGCCTGTCGATTGCGGACCTTATTGTTGGGGCTACGGTCATGCCCTTGAATCTGGTCTATCTTCTTGAGGATGAGTGGAAACTCGGGCATGTTATTTGCCGGTTCTGGCTGGTCATGGACTATGTGGCAAGCACGGCTTCCATCTTCAGTTTGTTCATCCTTTGCTTGGACCGGTACCGTTCCGTACGACACCCCTTGCAGTACCTGAAGTATCGGACGCGAGGGAGAGCCACATTGTTGATTTGTAGCGCGTGGCTCCTCTCCATGACATGGATCATTCCCATCCTGGGCTGGCGGATGTTTGCTCAAGTCGACCGGAAGCCAGAATTGGAGAACCAGTGCGACACGGACTTCCGATTGGTGACGTGGTTTAAAATTCTGACCGCCATCCTCAACTTCTACATCCCTTCCTTTCTCATGCTTCTATTCTACTCGCAGATTTTCATCGCAGTCCGGGATCATTACAGGGAATGGGAGAACTTTGCCGGTCCTATGGTGAAAACGGAAGCGGACGACACCTTGGCAAATGGACTTCAGCTGAAGGCGACCAAAGCCTCGGAGAGTCTGGCTTCGCATGCGTATTCTCAAAACGAAGGTCTGCTGGAGCAGTACAGTCTGGAACAGCCTTACAACACAAGAGACGTTACTGAGGACAACCCTGATTCCTTGACTGAGGCAAGGAGGAAGAGTTGCTTCAAGAAGAAACCAATGTTCAGTCTTTCGAAACGCTTGCAAAAGAGCATGCAAGACTCCGAGATTTCCTTTCCGAGCGATGATGGGGAAACCGTCGCCGAATGCCCGCTGAGACAGCCATCTTTATCTCTCGCCTTCATGCAGTCCGAGAACAACGCCCAGCCCCAAACCTTCATAAATGTGAATGACTGTAATGTGCTAGTGCCAAACTCAGTTGGTAACATTTCTGAGAGTGCGCAGATGGATATTCGCAATTACACCACAGTTCTCTGCAATCACAACACCCCGCCATCTCCTCCATCTCCATGGGCCGAGAATAGCCCTACGATGGACGCCTCCGACCCATTACCCGCAAAACAAACATGGCAGAAGCTCTGCGAACAATCAAAGCAAAGCATCCACAGCATGCGCATCCGAAAGGAGCGGAAAGCCGCCCGGCAACTGGGCTTCATCATTGGTGTGTTTATGGTGTGCTGGATCCCCTACTTCATCACCTTCATGGTCATGGCCTTGTGTGAGACCTGCGTGCATCACGAACTTCATATGTTCACCATTTGGCTAGGGTACATCAACTCCACGCTCAATCCCTTCATATACCCGCTGTGCAATGAAAACTTCAAGAGGGTGTTCAAAAAGATCTTTCACATTAATGGATAA